The Gracilinanus agilis isolate LMUSP501 unplaced genomic scaffold, AgileGrace unplaced_scaffold39233, whole genome shotgun sequence genome contains the following window.
AAGGGGCGACGGACTGCAGACCCAGCCACGAATgtggaaaaagagggagggagggagggagggagggagcacaGGAGGGAGGGAGCGTGCATGCCCTACCTGTGGCATGCAACCCTTGGAGATGACCGCCAAAGCTGTTTGTTCCCTTCTATTCTCTCCTGAGGGATTTGCATTTTACAAAAACTCCAGAGAAGCGGAGGGGGTGTCTGGCTATGCCCTAACTTACTGGCATGGAGTCGAGTGCTATTGTTGGTGCTCCGGATCAACTGGAAGGCCTTCTGGAAGCCCATGGCATGCTGGGTAGGGCTGTCGGACGATTTGATGCTGCTGACGAAGGTAGACATTTTTCTTTTCGTCTCGCTGGTGGCTGGAGACAGGAACGTCTTGTAGCACTGATCGAGGGAGCAGGTCCTCACAGTATCCGCCACGGTTAGCACAGAGATCTTGGAGGGGAAGAAACGAATCCGACATCTAGAATTATCTTGTGGTTTACATAAAAAATTCCGCATGTACCGGAGCTCGCAGAATGACAAAGCCACGGAGACGTTTCTGTGGATCTTAGAAACTCACAACTGTAAGGATAAAGGCTGGAGACATCAGTATGGCAGGCTGGAAATGGATTCAGAAGAGAtgggaaggggcaggggaagggccTCTGGCCTTCGTTCCAAGGTGAAGCCAGTGCTTAGAGTTCCTACGCGATTAAAAAATAGCccagctagggggcagctgggtagctcagtggatggagagccaggcctagagacaggaggctctaggtttaaatctggcctcagacacttcccagatgtgtgaccctggacaggtcacttgacccccatggcctacccttaccactcttccacctataagtcaatacacagaagttaagggtttaaaaaaaaaatagcccagCTCCCAAAAAGCCAACAAATGTGT
Protein-coding sequences here:
- the LOC123255095 gene encoding VWFA and cache domain-containing protein 1-like, whose amino-acid sequence is PIYVSTVRPQSKHIVVIMDHGASVTETQLQIAKDAAQVILSSIDEHDKISVLTVADTVRTCSLDQCYKTFLSPATSETKRKMSTFVSSIKSSDSPTQHAMGFQKAFQLIRSTNNSTRLHA